In Sphingomonas sp. KC8, the sequence GCGAATTGGCCTCATCCCCGGCCGGCTGGAACAGATATGGACGGAAAGTGCCGAAACCAGCGATCCGGCGGCCGAAGTGGCGGACCGCATCGCCCGGCGGCTGATCGGGCGGTACTGACAACGGGCTACCGGACGGCGGCCGGGCGCACGCGCGGCCGTTCGCTGGCGTCAAGGGGTTCGGCGCACCCTTGATGTGGCGCCGGTTGGATGCCGGCGGCACCAATTTTGTCGGATTATGTTACATTATCGAGCCTCGATATCGCCAATCATCATGCCATCATACGGAAATCTAAAGCAGGTCCTCATTTGGCATGGTCGATGCTTATCCCCTGATACGACCATTCTTGTTGGGGGCATTCGCCATGATGAAAGCTTTGAATATCCTTGCTCTCGCACCGCTTGCGCTGGCGGTTGCCACGCCGGCATCCGCCGCGCTTATCGTGTGCGACAACCAGAGCTGCGAAGGTAGCACCCTCACCAGCAACGTGCTGCTGGGTAACAACCAGTCGGGCACGACGGTTTTCGGCACCGTCAACGGCACCGGGGTCACCTTCACCGGATCCAACACCCTGCGCACGCAGGCAAGCGGGGCGGCCGCGATTACTGGGGCAGGCGGCAACCCGCTGACGGGAACCGTAACGTTTTTCCTGACGGACGGCGGCACTTTTACCAATTTCGAATTCAACCTGCCGGGCATTCCGGGTACTCCGCCGCCTGCCGAAGCGCAGAGCGTGACGTTCACCATGCTCAACGCCGCGGGCGTCGCTTACACATCGACCGGCGACTATCCGACCTTTGACATGAATGGATACGGCGACAATTGGTTCAGTGGACGGGCCACGAACGGCGATGTGATCAAGTCGATCACCTTCAAGTTGAACCCCACCAATTCGGGTGTCGATTCGCTCAAGCAGGTGCGCCTGGGCGGTATCGCGGCGGCTGCCGTTCCCGAACCCGCGACCTGGGCGATGCTGATTTGCGGTTTCGGCCTGGTCGGCCTGTCGATGCGTCGCCGCCAGAAGGTGAGCGTTACGTACGCCTGATCGGCATCAGCCGAAAGAAATGGAACGCCGCTGGCTGAAAGGCTGGCGGCGTTTCCGTATGCGGGCGTTTCCGTATGCAGGCAGGGCGATTACGACCGGAAGATTATCAGATCGGCGGGGTCGCAACCGCCGCATCGCGGCGCAGGCGATGTTCGCGATAGGCGGTATAAAGCCCGCTGCCGGCGATCAGCGTGCCGCCGATCAAGGTTGTCGGGGATGGCATGGTCGCCCACAACAGCCAGCCAAAGCCGATGGCGATGACGATCTGAAGATAATCGAACGGCGCGACGGTGGCGACGGGGGCGGCGCGCAACGATGCTGTCATCAGCAATTGCGCGGCAGCGCCCGCCCATGCGCCGATCACGATCAGGCCAAAGGTGGGCAGGCTGTGCGCGCTGCCCCAGATCCAGGTGCCGATACCGCCGACGATGCCGCAGGCGACGAAGAACCAGAACACGATCGCGCCCACCGTTTCGGTTGATCCCAACTGACGCAAGGTGATCGTGACGCTGGACGTGCCGAGCGCGCCGAGCAGGGCGATCATGATGCCGAAAGCGGGCAGGGTGCCCGATCCGCCCGGCTGGGTGATGATGAGCACGCCGGCAAAGCCGATCGCGACGGCCGTCCACCGGTGGCGGCCGACATGTTCCTTCAGCAGCAGCGCCGACAGGATCGTGGCGAAGATCGGCGCGGTGAAGCCGATCGTCGTGGCATCGGCCAGCGGCAGCAGGATCAGCGCGGTGAAATTGAGGGTGATGCCGGTCAATCCAAGGATGGAACGCCAGACATGCGCGCGCGGGCGATGGGGCTTGATGCTGGCGAGGCCAGGGCCGATGGCGAGCCACGCCAGCACGATCGGCATGCCGAACAGCGCGCGATAGAAGACCATTTCGATGGCGATGGTGCCGTCTTCGCCGGCCAGTTTCATCGCGGCAGCCATGATGCCGAACATCACCACCGATCCGATCCGCAGCAAGATGCCGCGCATCGGGGAATCGGACGGACGATCCGTCGACGGGGAAAGGGAAGCCATCGTCGCCGGCCTTACGGGCCTCTTGCTCCAAGGGAAACAGGCAAAAGCGGCCATGCGGCATCATTTGTCACGCGCAGTCATGCTTCCCCAACGCGGCGACCTGTTCTAATAGCGCGTCCCACACATGCATATTTTCGCCAATCCCAACCGTTTCCTTGGAATCGCCCGCCCGTTGACGCCGTGGCTGGCGTGGGGCGGCGCATTGCTGGTCATCATCGGGCTGGGATCCGGCCTTTTCCTGACCCCGCCCGAACGCCTGCAGGGCGAAAGCGTGCGGATCCTGTACGTCCATGTGCCGGCCGCCTGGCTGGGCATGGGCGGGTGGACCGGGATTGCGATTGCCAGCCTGATGCAACTTGTCTGGCGGCATCCGCTGGCGGCTGTCGCGGCGCGCGCGGTGGCGTTGCCGGGGGCCTTGTTCACTGCGATCTGCCTGGCGACCGGTTCGATCTGGGGGCGGCCGACCTGGGGCACCTGGTGGGAATGGGACGGGCGCCTGACGTCGATGCTGGTCCTCCTGTTCCTCTACATCGCCTATATCGCGCTGGCGGGCGCCAGTTCGGATCGTGGCGGCAATAGCCGGGTGGCCGCGATCTTCGGGCTGGTGGGCGCGATCAACATCCCGATCATCAAATATTCGGTCGACTGGTGGAACACGCTGCACCAGACGGCGAGCATCACCTTGACCAAGAATACCATCGACGGTTCGATCCTGTGGCCGCTGCCTATCGCGGTGCTGGGTTTTTCGTTCCTGTTCGGCGCGATCGTGCTGATGCGGATGCGGACCTTGCTGGCCGAAGCGCGGATCGAGGCGCGATTGAAGCGGATGGCGGACGCATGAACCACTGGCCTTTCATCATTGCCGCTTATGTCGTCACCGTCGGTGGGCTGTTCGGCCTGACCTTCGCCAGCCTGGCCGCGATGCGCCGGGCCGAGGCGGCGGCCGACGCGATCAGGAAGAAATCATGAAGGCGAAGCACCAGCGGTTGATCCTGGCGCTGGTCGCGGTCGTCGCGATTATCGGCGCGGCGTTCCTGGCGATGTCGGCGCTGAAGGACACGGCGGCCCTGTTCCGCACGCCATCCGAAGTAGCCAAGGGTGCGGTGCCGGTCGACAAGCCGCTGCGGCTGGCCGGCATGGTCGTCCCCGGATCGATCAAGCGGATGCCCGATGGCGTGACGATCAACTTCATGCTGACCGACGAAGGCGCGACCGCGCCGGTGACGTTCCGGGGGATCACCCCCGATCTGTTCAAGGAAGGATCGGGCGCGGTGGCCGAAGGCAAGCTGGGCGCCGACGGCGTGTTCGTGGCCGACAATATTCTTGCCAAGCATGACGAACGCTACATGCCGCCGCAGATGGAAAGCGCGATGAAGTCCGAACAAGACAAAGGCGGCATGAACGCCGGGGCGGCGCGGCCATGATGGCCGAAGCGGGGCTGGCGGCCCTCTGGCTGGCGGCGGCGCTGGCCGGCTTGCAGTTCATCCTCGGCGCGGCCGGGCTGGCGCGCGGGCGCGATGCGCTGATGGGCGCGGTGCGGCCCGTGGCGGTGGTGCAGGGCGCGCTGACGGC encodes:
- a CDS encoding PEPxxWA-CTERM sorting domain-containing protein — translated: MVDAYPLIRPFLLGAFAMMKALNILALAPLALAVATPASAALIVCDNQSCEGSTLTSNVLLGNNQSGTTVFGTVNGTGVTFTGSNTLRTQASGAAAITGAGGNPLTGTVTFFLTDGGTFTNFEFNLPGIPGTPPPAEAQSVTFTMLNAAGVAYTSTGDYPTFDMNGYGDNWFSGRATNGDVIKSITFKLNPTNSGVDSLKQVRLGGIAAAAVPEPATWAMLICGFGLVGLSMRRRQKVSVTYA
- a CDS encoding DMT family transporter, with protein sequence MASLSPSTDRPSDSPMRGILLRIGSVVMFGIMAAAMKLAGEDGTIAIEMVFYRALFGMPIVLAWLAIGPGLASIKPHRPRAHVWRSILGLTGITLNFTALILLPLADATTIGFTAPIFATILSALLLKEHVGRHRWTAVAIGFAGVLIITQPGGSGTLPAFGIMIALLGALGTSSVTITLRQLGSTETVGAIVFWFFVACGIVGGIGTWIWGSAHSLPTFGLIVIGAWAGAAAQLLMTASLRAAPVATVAPFDYLQIVIAIGFGWLLWATMPSPTTLIGGTLIAGSGLYTAYREHRLRRDAAVATPPI
- the ccmC gene encoding heme ABC transporter permease CcmC; its protein translation is MHIFANPNRFLGIARPLTPWLAWGGALLVIIGLGSGLFLTPPERLQGESVRILYVHVPAAWLGMGGWTGIAIASLMQLVWRHPLAAVAARAVALPGALFTAICLATGSIWGRPTWGTWWEWDGRLTSMLVLLFLYIAYIALAGASSDRGGNSRVAAIFGLVGAINIPIIKYSVDWWNTLHQTASITLTKNTIDGSILWPLPIAVLGFSFLFGAIVLMRMRTLLAEARIEARLKRMADA
- the ccmD gene encoding heme exporter protein CcmD, whose product is MNHWPFIIAAYVVTVGGLFGLTFASLAAMRRAEAAADAIRKKS
- the ccmE gene encoding cytochrome c maturation protein CcmE, producing the protein MKAKHQRLILALVAVVAIIGAAFLAMSALKDTAALFRTPSEVAKGAVPVDKPLRLAGMVVPGSIKRMPDGVTINFMLTDEGATAPVTFRGITPDLFKEGSGAVAEGKLGADGVFVADNILAKHDERYMPPQMESAMKSEQDKGGMNAGAARP